Proteins encoded in a region of the Elizabethkingia bruuniana genome:
- a CDS encoding transporter, whose protein sequence is MYNKGLFANWVPKPLQLLLIAIFSAFTMSLSGVNTGNITYMYSSMGSMSEYFSMANYATTIGMGAVMPLVMRFKFRFKVRDKLTFAFVFIAALSLFSATTNQPELIVFTAFLVGFMKMFVMIEFFLPLMMILSPDGNRGKFYSVFYPFAIIVSQIINYISVDISVRYNWEHFYVLTAIGALLMALLCWIFMHNQYFSVKMPLYYIDWLSVLLFAATFLFSAYVFTFGKQQDWLNSPKIIDASIAAFACFVMLAFRQTRLKRPYISFKIFKRKNVYSGLLMLLMLGMFLATGTVQNIFAVSILGYDLVTNAELNLWMIPGMVASGVMGMMWFKQNINIKFFVLSGFAALIAYCIIMYFSMVPEMNFERWYLPMILKGYGMCSLYITVWFYMMDKLDINDMMAAIGLALVWRSFIAVAVFSALFYWFQYDFQVTSLGDMAVYLDGINLSQPAAIQNLKVFQINAILAANKKLFGYIIIAGIGIMIYVLQHGFGKERFTSYNRYVRLIKGRGLIAQRRRREQLILERSAEGIKDAAGSAF, encoded by the coding sequence ATGTATAACAAAGGACTATTTGCTAATTGGGTTCCCAAACCGCTACAGTTACTTCTTATAGCAATATTTTCTGCATTCACGATGTCGTTGTCGGGAGTGAATACAGGGAATATTACCTATATGTACAGCAGCATGGGGAGTATGTCGGAATACTTTTCTATGGCCAATTATGCAACAACAATCGGAATGGGAGCAGTAATGCCTCTCGTCATGCGGTTTAAATTTCGTTTTAAAGTCAGAGATAAATTAACATTTGCATTTGTTTTTATTGCTGCGCTAAGCCTGTTCAGTGCTACAACCAATCAGCCGGAACTTATTGTATTTACAGCATTTCTCGTAGGATTTATGAAAATGTTTGTTATGATAGAATTCTTTCTGCCTCTCATGATGATTCTGAGTCCGGACGGTAACAGAGGGAAATTCTATTCTGTTTTCTATCCGTTTGCTATTATTGTTAGTCAGATTATCAACTATATTTCTGTAGATATTTCTGTGCGTTACAATTGGGAACATTTCTATGTACTGACAGCTATAGGAGCCTTGCTTATGGCATTATTATGCTGGATATTCATGCACAACCAATATTTTTCTGTAAAGATGCCATTGTACTATATCGACTGGCTGAGTGTATTATTGTTTGCAGCAACTTTTCTGTTCTCTGCTTATGTGTTTACATTCGGAAAACAACAGGACTGGCTGAATTCACCGAAAATAATAGATGCCAGCATTGCTGCATTTGCATGTTTTGTAATGCTGGCCTTCAGACAGACAAGATTGAAAAGACCCTACATATCTTTTAAAATTTTTAAAAGAAAAAATGTCTACAGCGGATTATTGATGTTACTAATGCTCGGTATGTTTCTGGCCACAGGAACAGTACAGAATATATTTGCTGTAAGTATACTGGGATATGATCTTGTAACCAATGCAGAACTGAATCTGTGGATGATTCCGGGAATGGTAGCTTCAGGCGTTATGGGCATGATGTGGTTCAAACAAAACATAAATATTAAATTCTTTGTATTATCAGGCTTTGCAGCATTAATAGCTTATTGTATTATCATGTATTTTTCAATGGTTCCGGAGATGAACTTTGAAAGATGGTACCTGCCAATGATCTTAAAAGGCTATGGTATGTGCAGTCTGTATATTACGGTCTGGTTTTACATGATGGATAAGCTGGATATTAATGATATGATGGCAGCTATCGGATTGGCACTTGTATGGCGGTCTTTTATTGCAGTAGCCGTTTTTAGTGCTTTGTTTTATTGGTTCCAGTACGATTTTCAGGTAACAAGTCTTGGAGATATGGCAGTATATCTGGATGGTATTAATCTGAGCCAGCCTGCAGCCATACAAAACCTAAAAGTGTTTCAGATCAATGCTATTTTAGCCGCTAATAAAAAGCTTTTCGGATATATTATTATCGCTGGAATAGGAATTATGATCTATGTGTTGCAACATGGTTTTGGTAAAGAAAGATTTACTTCATACAACCGCTATGTACGTCTGATTAAAGGAAGAGGGCTCATAGCACAACGAAGAAGAAGAGAGCAGCTTATTCTGGAAAGAAGTGCTGAAGGTATAAAAGATGCAGCAGGGTCTGCATTTTAG
- a CDS encoding class I SAM-dependent methyltransferase, producing the protein MKDLMGKAIWDYFHNQNPEDLQTETSISELDDLPVAYLFRDFDEMNDLEQAALELTTGKILDVGAGAGSHSLYLQDERRMNVTALDISPKSVEVCKERGISKAVCKSVLDFSDEKFDTILLLMNGTGIFESLAKIDVYLQKLRTLLNGGGQVLIDSTDILYMFDRDEDGGVYIPAGGYYGELGYTVHYKGESEEPITWLYLDFNTLKNAAEHNGFSIEKVLQDEDSFLARLTL; encoded by the coding sequence ATGAAAGATTTGATGGGAAAGGCAATCTGGGATTATTTTCATAATCAGAATCCTGAAGATTTGCAGACAGAAACTTCTATTTCGGAATTAGATGACTTACCGGTTGCTTATTTGTTTCGTGATTTTGATGAAATGAATGATTTGGAGCAAGCGGCTCTTGAACTGACAACAGGAAAAATACTGGATGTAGGAGCTGGAGCAGGTTCACATAGTTTATATCTTCAGGACGAAAGGAGAATGAATGTAACAGCACTGGATATTTCCCCAAAATCTGTTGAGGTTTGCAAAGAAAGAGGTATTAGCAAGGCTGTATGCAAATCTGTTCTGGACTTCTCGGATGAAAAATTTGATACCATCTTATTGCTGATGAATGGTACCGGAATTTTTGAAAGTCTGGCAAAGATTGATGTATATCTCCAAAAGCTGAGAACTTTGCTTAATGGTGGTGGACAGGTCTTAATTGACAGTACAGACATTTTGTATATGTTCGATAGAGATGAAGACGGCGGTGTTTATATTCCGGCAGGTGGTTATTATGGCGAACTAGGTTATACCGTTCATTATAAAGGGGAATCCGAAGAGCCTATTACCTGGCTGTATCTGGATTTCAATACTCTGAAAAATGCAGCGGAACACAATGGTTTTTCTATCGAAAAAGTACTGCAGGATGAAGATTCTTTCCTGGCGAGATTAACATTATAA
- the metG gene encoding methionine--tRNA ligase has protein sequence MSTRKMITAALPYANGPVHIGHLAGVYIPADVYARFQRRLGKDVAFICGSDEHGIPITIRAKKEGVTPQDIVDKYHEIIKKSFADLGISFDEYSRTTSKKHYETSQDFFKTLYDKEKFTEEVSEQYFDEQAGEFLADRYIVGTCPNCGNENAYGDQCEKCGSTLSPSELINPKSMLSGNVPVLKETKNWYLPLNDYENFLNEWIIEGHKDDWKPNVYGQVKSWLNDGLKPRAMTRDLNWGVPVPLPNAEGKVLYVWFDAPIGYISFTKEWAEKNGKDWKDYWQNEDSDLIHFIGKDNIVFHCIIFPAMMKAHGDYIMPKNVPAFEFLNLENDKISTSRNWAVWAHEYVEEFPGQQDVLRYALLSSAPETKDNNFTWKDFQTKNNSELVGIFGNFINRVAVLIHKYYDGVVPQGDVNTPELAEINKAAKEIAEFLDKFEFRNALSALMNLARFGNQYLQTEEPWKTIKDNPEKAAHSLFVGAQLAVALAQLSEPFMPFSSEKLLNMFNATKTDWTNLENNKVLVPSGHQINEAFLLFSKIEDDVIEAQIQKLEQTKQDNKKTNPNANPMKEEITFDDFGKIDLRTATILEAEKVEKADKLLKFKVDTGVDIRTVVSGVAESFNPEELIGKQVMILLNLAPRKIRGIESQGMFLLTTKPDGKLSFVTPDETVENGIEIK, from the coding sequence ATGTCTACAAGAAAGATGATTACGGCAGCTTTGCCTTATGCAAACGGACCGGTTCATATTGGGCATTTAGCAGGTGTTTATATTCCTGCAGATGTCTATGCGAGATTTCAGAGAAGATTAGGAAAAGATGTTGCTTTTATCTGTGGTTCCGACGAACACGGAATCCCAATTACTATACGTGCTAAAAAAGAAGGTGTTACACCTCAGGATATAGTAGACAAATATCACGAGATTATTAAGAAGTCTTTTGCAGACCTCGGAATTTCATTTGACGAGTATTCCAGAACGACTTCTAAAAAACATTATGAAACTTCACAAGACTTCTTTAAAACGCTTTACGATAAAGAAAAGTTTACTGAAGAGGTTTCTGAACAATACTTTGACGAGCAGGCAGGAGAATTTCTTGCTGACCGTTATATCGTTGGAACATGCCCTAACTGTGGCAACGAAAATGCTTACGGTGATCAGTGTGAGAAATGTGGTTCTACCCTTTCTCCGTCTGAGCTGATCAATCCTAAATCGATGTTAAGCGGAAATGTTCCGGTTCTGAAAGAAACAAAGAACTGGTATCTTCCATTAAACGATTATGAAAACTTCCTGAATGAATGGATTATTGAAGGTCATAAGGATGACTGGAAGCCTAATGTATACGGACAAGTAAAATCTTGGTTAAATGACGGGTTGAAGCCTCGTGCTATGACGAGAGACCTTAACTGGGGAGTTCCGGTTCCGTTACCAAATGCTGAAGGAAAAGTATTATATGTATGGTTCGACGCTCCTATCGGTTATATTTCTTTTACCAAAGAATGGGCTGAGAAAAATGGTAAGGACTGGAAAGATTACTGGCAAAATGAAGACAGCGACCTGATCCATTTCATCGGAAAAGATAATATTGTATTCCACTGTATTATTTTCCCAGCTATGATGAAGGCTCACGGTGATTATATTATGCCTAAAAATGTACCTGCATTTGAATTCCTGAATCTGGAAAATGATAAAATTTCTACTTCCAGAAACTGGGCAGTATGGGCACATGAATATGTAGAAGAATTCCCGGGACAACAAGATGTATTGCGTTATGCTCTGCTATCTTCTGCACCTGAAACCAAGGATAATAACTTTACATGGAAGGATTTCCAAACCAAGAACAATTCAGAACTTGTAGGTATTTTTGGTAACTTCATCAACAGAGTTGCGGTATTAATTCATAAATATTATGATGGTGTTGTTCCTCAGGGAGATGTTAATACACCAGAATTAGCTGAAATAAACAAGGCTGCAAAAGAGATTGCTGAATTCTTAGACAAGTTTGAGTTCAGAAATGCTTTATCTGCATTGATGAATCTTGCACGTTTTGGTAACCAATACCTGCAAACAGAAGAGCCTTGGAAGACCATTAAAGATAATCCTGAAAAAGCAGCACATTCTCTTTTCGTAGGTGCTCAATTAGCCGTTGCTTTAGCTCAGCTATCTGAACCATTTATGCCATTTAGCTCTGAGAAGTTGTTGAATATGTTCAACGCTACTAAAACAGACTGGACAAATTTAGAAAACAATAAAGTTCTTGTTCCTAGCGGGCATCAGATCAATGAAGCATTTCTTCTTTTCTCAAAAATTGAAGATGATGTAATTGAAGCACAAATCCAAAAGCTGGAACAGACAAAACAAGATAATAAAAAGACCAACCCTAACGCTAATCCTATGAAAGAAGAAATCACTTTTGATGACTTTGGAAAAATCGATTTAAGAACAGCAACTATCCTTGAAGCTGAGAAAGTAGAAAAAGCAGATAAGCTTTTAAAATTCAAAGTAGATACAGGTGTAGACATCAGAACTGTAGTTTCGGGTGTAGCTGAAAGCTTCAATCCTGAAGAATTAATTGGTAAGCAGGTTATGATTCTTTTGAATCTTGCTCCAAGAAAAATCCGTGGAATTGAGTCTCAGGGAATGTTCCTTCTGACCACTAAACCAGACGGAAAATTGTCTTTCGTAACTCCGGATGAAACAGTAGAAAACGGAATTGAGATTAAATAA
- a CDS encoding porin family protein gives MKKLFLGLGLLAGTFAFSQVGPKFGIKAGMNVSSISENGGLSDTKSKIGFNAGVFLNAPLSSNFSIQPEVIYNDLGSKVTFGRDNQNSYSTNLGYISVPVMFQFNATQQFYLEAGPEFSFLISAKNKLKDGNGNVSVDDWTKTATDNLNTFNFGLGVGLGFNITPNLGINARYVAGLTNIGKTDNPIGYSYSKSKNNVFQVGLGLAF, from the coding sequence ATGAAAAAACTATTTTTAGGACTGGGATTACTGGCAGGAACTTTTGCCTTTTCACAAGTAGGTCCGAAATTCGGTATTAAAGCGGGTATGAACGTTTCTTCAATTTCTGAAAACGGAGGTCTTAGCGACACAAAGTCTAAGATAGGCTTCAACGCTGGTGTTTTCTTGAACGCACCCCTTTCTTCCAATTTCAGTATTCAGCCAGAGGTTATTTACAACGATTTAGGCTCTAAAGTAACTTTCGGAAGAGACAATCAGAATTCTTACAGCACCAACTTAGGTTACATCTCTGTACCGGTAATGTTTCAGTTCAACGCCACTCAACAGTTTTATTTAGAAGCAGGTCCGGAATTCAGTTTTCTGATAAGCGCTAAAAACAAATTAAAAGATGGTAATGGTAATGTTTCTGTAGATGACTGGACAAAAACAGCTACAGATAATTTGAATACATTCAACTTTGGTTTAGGAGTAGGTCTTGGTTTCAATATTACACCAAATCTAGGGATAAATGCCCGTTATGTAGCAGGTTTAACGAATATCGGTAAAACAGACAATCCTATCGGATATAGCTATAGCAAATCGAAGAATAATGTATTCCAGGTAGGCTTAGGTTTAGCATTCTAA
- a CDS encoding porin family protein encodes MKKVFLGLGIVLGTMAFAQTTNNSGIRFGIKGGGNLSRITEGNFSDTQHKFGFNGGVFMNMPISDKFNFQPEVIYNYMGSKSTADVNGEKIKNETNLGYISVPLMVQFNVTPKFYVEAGPEFSYLVNANNKLKEGSQTVTNSWDSKALDDLKRFNAAGAIGLGYRITDNWGINARYITGFTKIGKNDTPRGQYFNDSRNENIQLGLSYTF; translated from the coding sequence ATGAAAAAGGTATTTTTAGGCCTAGGGATTGTTCTAGGTACAATGGCTTTTGCCCAAACTACGAATAATAGTGGAATCAGATTTGGTATCAAAGGTGGTGGTAACCTTTCTAGAATTACAGAAGGGAACTTCAGCGATACTCAACACAAATTTGGTTTTAACGGAGGTGTATTCATGAACATGCCAATCTCTGACAAGTTCAACTTCCAACCAGAAGTTATTTACAACTACATGGGTTCAAAATCTACTGCTGATGTAAATGGTGAAAAAATAAAAAACGAAACTAACTTAGGGTATATCTCTGTTCCATTAATGGTACAGTTCAATGTAACTCCTAAATTCTATGTTGAAGCTGGTCCTGAATTCAGTTACTTAGTAAACGCTAACAACAAATTAAAAGAAGGCAGTCAAACCGTAACTAATAGCTGGGATAGCAAAGCTCTGGATGATCTTAAGAGATTCAATGCTGCAGGTGCTATCGGTTTAGGTTACAGAATTACTGACAACTGGGGTATTAATGCTAGATACATAACAGGATTCACTAAAATCGGTAAGAATGATACTCCTAGAGGTCAATACTTCAACGATTCTAGAAATGAAAACATCCAGTTAGGATTAAGCTACACTTTCTAA
- a CDS encoding porin family protein, with the protein MKKVFLGLGIVLGTMAFAQSTAGPRFGIKAGGNLSDLTNLNSIGEKSKIGFYAGVFMNAPISSEFSIQPEVVYSQQGAKFKDMGNVTDRKLNLGYINVPVMVQYNATPDFYLEAGPEFGFLVDAQNKRTVSGVSMNTSGTDGFNTFNFGVGLGAGYRFTPNISINARYTAGFTNTIKNNDGDSVKNNNFQLGLGYTF; encoded by the coding sequence ATGAAAAAGGTATTTTTAGGATTAGGTATTGTATTAGGTACAATGGCATTCGCTCAATCTACAGCTGGTCCAAGATTCGGTATTAAAGCTGGTGGTAACCTTTCAGACTTAACTAACTTGAATTCAATAGGTGAAAAATCTAAAATTGGATTCTACGCAGGTGTATTTATGAATGCTCCTATTTCATCTGAATTCAGCATTCAACCAGAGGTTGTATACAGCCAACAAGGTGCTAAATTCAAAGATATGGGCAATGTAACGGACAGAAAATTAAATCTAGGATATATTAATGTACCAGTAATGGTTCAGTATAATGCAACTCCGGATTTCTATCTTGAAGCTGGTCCTGAATTTGGGTTCTTAGTGGATGCACAAAATAAAAGAACAGTGAGCGGAGTAAGTATGAACACTAGTGGTACTGATGGATTTAATACTTTCAACTTCGGTGTAGGACTTGGAGCTGGTTACAGATTTACACCAAACATTAGCATCAATGCTCGTTACACAGCAGGATTCACTAATACAATCAAAAATAATGACGGAGATTCTGTTAAGAACAATAACTTCCAATTAGGATTAGGTTATACTTTCTAA
- the aroB gene encoding 3-dehydroquinate synthase produces the protein MISFLDDNFSQLNEYISKIKPSLLLLLVDENTHEYCLPAVLANLETTIPFEIIEIEAGEEGKNIGTAAQLWEILSEFGTDRNALMINIGGGVITDMGGFVASTYKRGIKFINIPTTLLSMVDASIGGKTGIDHQFYKNIIGTFALPEKIFAYPKFLQTLPFTELRSGFAEMLKHGLIASDQHWNNLKQLELTPENIEPFVVDSMNIKQYVVEQDFKEQNVRKTLNFGHTIGHAIESLFLQQETPVPHGEAVAAGMIMEAHLSYSNQLIDESTLAEITNAITAIYPYLSIDSFSHEDIYNLMLNDKKNSNGIIKFSIIDKIGHCLYDYEVTKSQTETAIQYYKEAYKA, from the coding sequence ATGATCAGCTTTTTAGACGACAACTTCAGCCAGCTTAACGAATATATTAGTAAAATCAAACCAAGCCTGCTTCTATTATTGGTAGATGAAAATACTCATGAATATTGCCTTCCTGCTGTATTGGCAAACTTGGAAACTACTATTCCGTTCGAAATCATTGAGATTGAGGCCGGAGAAGAAGGAAAAAATATCGGGACCGCTGCTCAGCTATGGGAGATTCTTTCGGAATTCGGTACTGACAGAAATGCTTTGATGATTAATATTGGAGGTGGTGTTATTACTGATATGGGTGGTTTTGTTGCTTCTACATATAAAAGAGGTATTAAATTCATTAATATACCTACAACTTTATTGTCTATGGTAGATGCTTCTATAGGGGGAAAAACAGGAATAGACCATCAGTTTTACAAAAACATTATCGGCACATTCGCCTTACCTGAAAAAATATTTGCTTACCCAAAATTTTTACAGACATTACCATTTACTGAGCTAAGAAGTGGTTTTGCCGAGATGCTGAAACATGGACTTATCGCTTCTGACCAACACTGGAACAATCTAAAGCAACTGGAATTAACACCAGAAAACATAGAGCCATTTGTAGTGGACTCTATGAACATTAAGCAATATGTAGTAGAGCAAGACTTCAAAGAACAGAATGTCCGTAAAACGCTTAACTTTGGCCATACAATAGGGCATGCTATAGAAAGTCTTTTCCTTCAGCAGGAAACTCCTGTTCCACATGGTGAAGCTGTAGCCGCAGGAATGATTATGGAGGCTCACCTTTCCTACTCTAACCAATTGATAGATGAATCTACTCTAGCAGAAATCACCAATGCTATTACGGCAATATACCCATACCTTTCTATTGATAGTTTCAGCCATGAAGATATTTACAATCTGATGCTGAATGACAAGAAGAATAGTAATGGTATTATAAAATTCTCAATTATAGATAAAATAGGTCATTGCCTGTATGATTATGAGGTAACAAAAAGTCAGACAGAAACTGCTATTCAATACTACAAAGAAGCCTATAAGGCATAA
- a CDS encoding proline dehydrogenase family protein, giving the protein MSIFDNTQIAFADKTTDQLRKAYWMFKGIENPTLTNMGVSMLNFTVKNNFPFVDGIVKKTLFEQFCGGETREESIQAVNKLWKRGVGSIFDYSVEGKEDEESFDKICNEIKDIIKFSKGNPAIPFVVFKPTAFGRIDLYEEVGKGRELTTSEKEEWERVRTRFDEVCKLCHENNIKVMVDAEESWMQDAADHLTEEMMEKYNKETPIVWNTIQMYRTFRLEYMEGHLQRAREKGYFIGYKIVRGAYMEKERDRAIRMGYPSPIQPTKQATDDNYNAGIDFIMGHQDIVSAFFGTHNEKSTELIMDKMKAAGLSNDSSHVYFGQLYGMSDNITFYLSSLHYNVAKYLPYGPVKDVVPYLTRRAQENTSVAGQTGRELSLIQKEIERRKKK; this is encoded by the coding sequence ATGAGTATTTTTGATAATACACAGATTGCATTTGCAGATAAAACAACAGACCAGTTGAGAAAAGCATACTGGATGTTCAAAGGTATTGAAAACCCTACACTAACGAATATGGGTGTTTCTATGCTTAACTTTACCGTAAAGAACAACTTTCCTTTTGTAGACGGAATTGTAAAGAAAACTTTATTCGAACAATTCTGTGGTGGTGAAACCCGTGAAGAAAGTATACAGGCGGTAAACAAGCTATGGAAAAGAGGGGTAGGAAGTATCTTCGATTACTCTGTAGAGGGTAAAGAAGATGAAGAAAGCTTTGACAAAATCTGCAATGAGATTAAAGATATTATCAAATTCTCTAAAGGTAATCCGGCGATACCGTTTGTGGTATTCAAGCCAACGGCTTTCGGAAGAATAGATCTTTATGAAGAAGTAGGTAAGGGAAGAGAACTTACAACAAGTGAAAAGGAAGAATGGGAGCGTGTAAGAACCCGTTTTGATGAAGTTTGTAAGTTGTGCCATGAAAACAATATTAAAGTAATGGTAGATGCTGAAGAATCCTGGATGCAGGATGCAGCAGATCACCTTACTGAAGAAATGATGGAAAAATACAATAAGGAAACTCCAATTGTATGGAATACCATCCAGATGTACAGAACTTTCAGACTGGAATATATGGAAGGACACTTGCAAAGAGCTCGTGAAAAAGGTTATTTCATTGGTTATAAAATTGTACGTGGTGCCTATATGGAAAAAGAGCGCGACAGAGCTATAAGAATGGGCTATCCTTCACCAATACAGCCTACTAAGCAAGCTACAGACGATAACTATAATGCAGGTATCGATTTTATTATGGGGCATCAGGATATTGTTTCAGCATTCTTCGGGACTCATAACGAGAAAAGTACCGAGCTGATAATGGATAAGATGAAAGCTGCAGGATTGTCAAACGATTCATCTCATGTATATTTCGGTCAGTTATACGGAATGTCTGATAATATTACGTTCTACCTTTCCAGCTTACACTATAATGTAGCTAAATATTTACCTTATGGTCCGGTGAAAGACGTAGTGCCATATTTAACACGTCGTGCGCAGGAAAATACTTCTGTGGCAGGACAGACAGGAAGAGAACTTTCTTTGATTCAGAAAGAAATAGAAAGAAGAAAGAAAAAATAA
- the priA gene encoding replication restart helicase PriA, whose translation MMFAQLILPLNIKGTYTYKVPIFLYGKLAIGMRVVVPFGGKKLYTGIVAEIHDREPEAFLPKEIISALDNEAILPEEQLKFWQWVSDYYLCNVGEVYRFAFPSSLKLESETYVKRNPDVEVDYEVLDVHEIHLMQALEVKSVINLQELEAFIPRKEVMKTLNSLIDERLIVIDEKISEKYKAKEVSYIRLKEGLLESVALHEILSILNKAPKQKDLFLAILDKATSENPFVKKSELFEDKFFSSQQLKALVDKGYVEEFYLQKDRIDSYDGDLEQIEQLTDLQQKALWEIVKQYEEKDVVLLHGVTGSGKTHLYISKIEETVASGKNVLMLFPEVALTKQITQRLEKKYGQLLGFYHSKLTDFEKVEIWRKVKNNQLKIVLGTRNALFLPFQNLGMVIVDEEHDSQYKTTTVQPFFNAKDAAIVLGKFYEAKVLLGSATPSVESYYSALTNKIGLVKLDERFGESKVPKINLIDFKEAQNLKTTNGSFTIQMIMEIREQLEQKKQVIILHNRRGYANVIECESCGYTQYCSNCDVVMTYHKVSNELKCHYCGQRSAVPKQCPSCHSENLTTKGLGIQQLEEEVQRLFPEAEVGRMDLDAMRTKFAYEKFFERVENQELDIIIGTQMISKGLDFDHVDLVVVPKSDAMLHIQDFRAEERAYQLFTQMAGRAGRTSQHGRMLLQTYNPYQTIFEKLSKDPDHIYEYFIQERNRFLYPPFVKLIFIELKHRREDKVERASQFLGSVLRKYLPEECILGPEKSQIFRINNLYQYQILLKLPKGKKYNLFKQFVSTSIDEFNEISGYKSVKLNLYVDF comes from the coding sequence ATGATGTTTGCTCAGCTCATTTTGCCATTAAATATTAAAGGAACTTATACCTATAAAGTTCCTATTTTTTTATATGGTAAACTGGCGATCGGAATGCGTGTTGTAGTTCCTTTTGGCGGAAAAAAACTTTATACGGGGATTGTTGCTGAAATTCATGACAGAGAACCGGAAGCATTTTTACCAAAAGAAATTATTTCCGCTTTGGATAATGAAGCTATCCTGCCGGAGGAGCAACTGAAATTCTGGCAATGGGTTTCGGATTACTATTTGTGTAATGTAGGTGAAGTATACCGTTTTGCATTTCCTTCTTCTTTAAAACTGGAAAGCGAAACTTATGTAAAGAGGAATCCGGATGTAGAAGTTGACTATGAAGTACTGGATGTTCACGAGATACATCTGATGCAGGCATTGGAGGTAAAATCCGTGATTAATCTCCAGGAACTTGAAGCATTTATTCCCAGAAAAGAGGTTATGAAGACGCTTAACAGTCTGATCGACGAGCGTCTGATTGTTATTGATGAGAAAATTAGCGAAAAGTATAAAGCTAAAGAGGTTTCATATATCAGATTGAAAGAAGGGTTGCTGGAAAGTGTAGCGCTTCACGAAATCCTTTCGATACTGAATAAAGCGCCTAAACAAAAAGATCTTTTTCTGGCCATTCTGGATAAAGCAACCTCCGAAAATCCGTTTGTAAAAAAATCAGAACTCTTTGAAGATAAATTTTTCAGCAGCCAGCAGCTAAAAGCACTTGTTGATAAAGGTTATGTGGAAGAGTTTTATTTGCAAAAAGATCGTATAGACTCGTATGACGGGGATTTGGAGCAAATAGAACAGCTTACAGATCTTCAGCAAAAAGCTTTGTGGGAAATTGTAAAGCAGTATGAAGAGAAAGATGTTGTATTGCTACATGGTGTTACGGGATCTGGTAAAACCCACCTGTATATTTCCAAAATAGAAGAAACAGTAGCTTCCGGAAAGAATGTATTAATGCTTTTCCCGGAAGTCGCATTGACCAAGCAGATCACCCAAAGATTAGAGAAAAAATACGGACAATTACTCGGTTTTTATCATTCCAAATTAACCGACTTTGAAAAGGTTGAAATTTGGAGAAAAGTAAAAAATAACCAGTTGAAAATTGTTCTGGGAACTCGGAATGCACTCTTTTTACCATTTCAGAATCTTGGGATGGTAATTGTAGATGAAGAACACGATTCCCAATATAAAACAACAACTGTTCAGCCTTTTTTTAATGCAAAAGATGCGGCAATTGTTTTAGGAAAGTTTTACGAAGCAAAAGTTCTGCTGGGCAGTGCAACACCTTCTGTCGAATCTTATTATTCGGCCTTAACCAATAAAATTGGATTGGTGAAATTAGATGAACGTTTTGGCGAAAGCAAAGTTCCTAAGATAAACCTGATTGACTTTAAAGAAGCTCAGAATCTGAAAACTACTAATGGCAGCTTTACAATCCAAATGATTATGGAGATCAGGGAGCAATTGGAGCAGAAGAAGCAGGTTATCATCCTTCACAATCGCCGTGGATATGCCAATGTGATAGAATGTGAAAGTTGTGGTTATACACAATATTGTAGTAATTGCGATGTTGTGATGACTTATCATAAAGTATCTAACGAACTGAAGTGTCATTATTGTGGTCAGAGATCGGCAGTGCCTAAGCAATGTCCGTCTTGTCATTCCGAAAATCTTACAACAAAAGGTTTGGGAATCCAGCAATTGGAAGAAGAAGTTCAGCGTCTATTTCCTGAAGCAGAAGTTGGTCGAATGGATCTGGATGCTATGCGGACTAAATTTGCCTACGAAAAGTTCTTTGAAAGAGTAGAAAATCAGGAACTGGATATTATTATTGGTACCCAGATGATTTCTAAAGGACTGGATTTTGATCATGTAGATCTTGTTGTGGTTCCGAAATCTGATGCAATGCTGCATATTCAGGACTTCCGGGCAGAAGAAAGAGCTTATCAGCTATTCACTCAGATGGCCGGACGCGCCGGAAGAACTTCGCAACACGGAAGAATGCTGCTTCAGACTTATAATCCTTATCAGACCATTTTTGAGAAATTGTCAAAGGATCCGGATCACATATACGAATACTTTATTCAGGAAAGAAACAGATTCTTATATCCGCCTTTTGTGAAATTAATTTTCATAGAATTAAAGCACCGCCGGGAAGATAAAGTAGAAAGAGCATCCCAGTTTCTGGGCTCTGT